One window of the Arthrobacter sp. zg-Y919 genome contains the following:
- a CDS encoding GntR family transcriptional regulator, translating to MRASDRAYAALRQDIVDWKLTPGTVLGEVEQSERLGVSRTPLREALSRLSADGLAAPHSGRGVVVTGISLDTVSELFELRQALECKSAALAAVRGQASVFHGLVSRFRSAGSLISTDDQQNRSRYYELVAELDSAIDAAAANSYLTQALGNVRLHLARVRRLAKDNPERLLETAGEHATIAAAVASGDPDLASASVSVHLHKSLEHLRSARIASPDSTIPEKRTTP from the coding sequence ATGCGGGCAAGTGACCGCGCATACGCCGCCCTGCGGCAGGACATCGTGGACTGGAAGCTGACCCCCGGGACCGTGCTGGGTGAAGTGGAGCAGTCCGAACGCCTGGGTGTTTCCCGCACTCCCCTGCGGGAAGCACTGAGCCGCCTGAGTGCTGACGGGCTGGCCGCCCCGCACAGCGGACGCGGCGTCGTCGTTACGGGCATCTCCCTCGACACTGTCTCCGAGCTCTTTGAACTGCGCCAGGCCCTGGAATGCAAAAGTGCAGCCCTGGCGGCGGTGCGCGGGCAGGCATCGGTTTTCCACGGGCTGGTATCCCGGTTCCGTTCCGCCGGCAGCCTGATCAGCACCGACGACCAGCAGAACCGCAGCCGGTACTACGAGCTGGTGGCCGAGCTGGACTCCGCCATCGATGCCGCAGCCGCCAACTCGTATCTGACCCAGGCCCTGGGCAACGTACGCCTGCACCTGGCCCGGGTGCGCCGCCTGGCCAAGGACAATCCCGAACGGCTGCTGGAAACCGCCGGCGAACACGCCACCATTGCCGCAGCCGTTGCCAGCGGGGACCCGGACCTGGCGAGCGCGTCCGTCTCGGTCCACCTGCACAAAAGTCTTGAACACCTCCGATCCGCCCGGATCGCTTCCCCTGACAGCACCATCCCCGAGAAAAGGACCACCCCTTGA
- a CDS encoding MmgE/PrpD family protein — protein MNLNKVRVYRSDEKLAREDQLAYKIAKVAADPVEVTEDVTDMVINRIIDNASVAIASLNRAPIVAARAQALSFSPSAHGKGASVFGVLAKTSPEWAAWANGVAVRELDYHDTFLAAEYSHPGDNIPPVLAVAQHTGASGRDLIRGIATGYEIQVNLAKAICLHKHKIDHVAHLGPSAAAGIGTLLGLDVDTIFQAVGQALHTTTATRQSRKGEISTWKAHAPAFAGKMAVEAVDRAMRGQTSPTPIYEGEDGVIAWMLDGPEAAYEVPLPEAGEAKRAILDTYTKEHSAEYQAQAWIDLARKIHGEHPEAADPANVESVLIATSHHTHYVIGSGANDPQKYDPTASRETLDHSIPYIFTVALQDGAWHHVDSYSPERAGRPDTVELWHKVTTVEDPEWTRRYHSLDISEKAFGGKVTIVLTDGTVITDEIAVADAHPLGAKPFTREQYITKFRTLAEGLVSAEEVERFLATVQRLPELAAGQLDQLNINAAEGVINPAAAPKGLF, from the coding sequence TTGAACCTGAACAAAGTCCGCGTCTACCGCAGCGACGAAAAACTGGCCCGCGAAGACCAGCTGGCGTACAAGATCGCCAAGGTAGCGGCCGATCCCGTAGAGGTCACCGAAGACGTCACGGACATGGTCATCAACCGCATCATCGACAACGCCTCCGTGGCCATCGCCTCCCTGAACCGGGCTCCGATCGTTGCCGCCCGCGCCCAGGCGCTGTCCTTCTCCCCCTCCGCCCACGGCAAGGGTGCCTCTGTCTTCGGCGTCCTCGCCAAGACCTCCCCCGAATGGGCCGCCTGGGCCAACGGCGTGGCCGTGCGCGAACTCGACTACCACGACACCTTCCTCGCCGCGGAGTACTCCCACCCCGGCGACAACATTCCGCCCGTCCTCGCCGTCGCACAGCACACCGGCGCCTCCGGTAGGGACCTGATCCGCGGCATCGCCACCGGCTACGAGATCCAGGTCAACCTGGCCAAGGCCATCTGCCTGCACAAGCACAAGATCGACCACGTGGCCCACCTCGGCCCGTCCGCCGCCGCCGGCATCGGCACGCTGCTGGGGCTCGACGTCGACACCATCTTCCAGGCCGTCGGCCAGGCCCTGCACACCACCACGGCCACCCGCCAGTCCCGCAAGGGCGAGATCTCCACCTGGAAGGCGCACGCCCCGGCCTTCGCCGGCAAGATGGCCGTCGAGGCCGTGGACCGGGCCATGCGCGGCCAGACCTCCCCCACCCCCATCTACGAAGGTGAAGACGGGGTCATTGCCTGGATGCTCGACGGCCCCGAGGCCGCCTACGAAGTGCCGCTGCCCGAAGCCGGCGAAGCCAAGCGCGCCATCCTGGACACCTACACCAAGGAACACTCCGCCGAGTACCAGGCCCAGGCCTGGATCGACCTGGCCCGGAAGATTCATGGCGAGCACCCCGAAGCTGCGGATCCGGCGAACGTGGAAAGCGTCCTCATCGCCACCTCGCACCACACCCATTACGTGATCGGCTCCGGCGCCAACGATCCGCAGAAGTACGATCCCACCGCCTCGCGCGAGACCCTGGACCACTCGATCCCGTATATCTTCACCGTCGCACTGCAGGACGGCGCCTGGCACCACGTGGACTCCTACTCCCCCGAACGCGCCGGCCGGCCAGACACCGTGGAGCTGTGGCACAAGGTCACCACCGTGGAGGATCCGGAGTGGACCCGCCGCTACCACTCGCTGGACATCAGCGAGAAGGCCTTCGGCGGCAAGGTGACCATCGTCCTGACTGACGGGACCGTCATCACCGACGAAATCGCCGTCGCCGACGCCCACCCGCTCGGCGCCAAGCCGTTCACCCGGGAGCAGTACATCACCAAGTTCCGCACCCTGGCCGAGGGCCTGGTATCGGCCGAGGAAGTCGAACGCTTCCTCGCCACCGTCCAGCGGCTGCCCGAACTGGCCGCGGGACAGCTGGACCAGCTGAACATCAACGCCGCAGAGGGCGTCATCAACCCCGCCGCCGCACCGAAGGGACTCTTCTAG
- the prpB gene encoding methylisocitrate lyase: MLYSSVTPEAKRVAFREGLASGTLQQFPGAFNPLSARLIEEKGFDGVYISGAVLANDLGLPDIGLTTLTEVATRAGQIARMTNLPAIVDADTGFGEPMNVARTIQELENAGLAGCHIEDQFNPKRCGHLDGKNVVDTDTAVKRIRAAADARRDPNFLIMARTDIRAVDGLEAAQDRARALVDAGADAIFPEAMKSLEEFAAIRAAVDVPILANMTEFGKSDLFTYDELASAGVNMVIYPVTLLRSAMGAAERTLETIKAHGTQQADVPNMLTRARLYELVDYEAYNQFDTSVFNFQVPGTR, from the coding sequence ATGCTGTACTCCTCCGTAACCCCCGAGGCCAAGCGGGTTGCCTTCCGCGAAGGACTGGCCTCCGGCACCCTGCAGCAGTTCCCGGGTGCATTCAACCCGCTCTCGGCCCGCCTGATCGAGGAGAAAGGGTTCGACGGCGTCTACATTTCCGGCGCCGTCCTGGCCAATGACCTCGGCCTGCCGGATATCGGCCTGACCACGCTCACCGAGGTGGCCACCCGCGCCGGCCAGATTGCCCGGATGACCAACCTGCCGGCCATCGTGGACGCGGACACCGGGTTCGGCGAACCGATGAACGTGGCCCGCACCATCCAGGAACTCGAAAATGCCGGCCTGGCCGGCTGCCACATTGAGGACCAGTTCAACCCCAAGCGCTGCGGACACCTGGACGGCAAGAACGTGGTGGACACCGACACCGCGGTCAAGCGGATCCGCGCCGCAGCCGATGCCCGCCGGGATCCGAACTTCCTGATCATGGCACGCACCGACATCCGCGCCGTGGACGGCCTGGAAGCGGCACAGGACCGGGCACGCGCCCTGGTCGACGCCGGCGCGGACGCCATCTTCCCGGAGGCCATGAAGTCCCTCGAGGAGTTCGCGGCCATCCGTGCCGCCGTCGACGTGCCGATCCTGGCGAACATGACCGAGTTCGGCAAGAGCGACCTGTTCACCTACGACGAGCTGGCCTCGGCAGGCGTGAACATGGTGATCTACCCGGTGACCCTGCTGCGCAGCGCCATGGGCGCCGCCGAGCGCACCCTGGAGACCATCAAGGCGCACGGCACCCAGCAGGCCGATGTGCCGAACATGCTCACACGTGCGCGTTTGTATGAACTGGTGGATTATGAGGCGTACAACCAGTTCGACACGTCCGTTTTCAACTTCCAGGTCCCGGGCACCCGCTAG
- a CDS encoding bifunctional 2-methylcitrate synthase/citrate synthase: MTDTQIHKGLAGVLVDTTRVSKVNPETNSLLYRGYPVQELAARCSFEEVAYLLWNGELPTEEQLAEFTEGERSQRALTPELKAVIDALPVTCHPMDVCRTAASVLGASHAQAGDSSVQANMDKAVSLFAAMPAVVAYDQRRRRGEDVVDPRDDLDYSANFLWMTFGEEAAPEVVEAFNVSMILYAEHSFNASTFTARVITSTLSDLHSAVTGAIGALKGPLHGGANEAVMHTFAEITESAAGGDVAAHAAAWLDEALAEKKKIMGFGHRVYKNGDSRVPTMKASLDNMVKHYDRPDMGELYTALESAMGERKNILPNLDYPAGPVYHLMGFDTLTFTPLFVAARITGWTAHIMEQLEANSLIRPLSEYNGAEERHLP; this comes from the coding sequence ATGACAGACACCCAGATCCACAAGGGCCTGGCGGGGGTACTCGTAGACACCACCCGCGTTTCCAAGGTCAACCCGGAAACCAACTCCCTGCTCTACCGCGGCTACCCGGTCCAGGAACTGGCCGCCCGCTGCAGCTTCGAAGAGGTGGCCTACCTGCTGTGGAACGGGGAGCTGCCCACTGAGGAGCAGCTCGCCGAATTCACGGAGGGGGAACGCAGCCAGCGTGCCCTCACCCCCGAGCTGAAGGCCGTCATTGACGCGCTGCCCGTGACCTGCCACCCGATGGATGTGTGCCGTACCGCGGCATCGGTCCTGGGTGCGTCCCATGCGCAGGCCGGGGATTCCTCGGTCCAGGCCAACATGGACAAGGCGGTCAGCCTCTTCGCTGCCATGCCCGCCGTCGTCGCCTATGACCAGCGCCGCCGCCGCGGCGAGGACGTCGTGGATCCGCGCGATGACCTGGACTACTCGGCGAACTTCCTTTGGATGACCTTCGGCGAGGAAGCCGCTCCCGAGGTAGTCGAGGCGTTCAACGTGTCGATGATCCTGTACGCGGAGCACTCCTTCAACGCGTCCACCTTCACCGCCCGGGTAATCACCTCCACGCTCTCCGACCTGCACTCGGCCGTGACCGGTGCCATCGGTGCGCTCAAGGGCCCGCTTCACGGCGGCGCCAACGAAGCGGTCATGCACACGTTCGCCGAGATCACCGAGAGCGCGGCGGGCGGCGACGTCGCAGCCCACGCAGCGGCCTGGCTGGACGAGGCGCTGGCAGAGAAGAAGAAGATCATGGGCTTCGGCCACCGGGTCTACAAGAACGGCGATTCCCGGGTGCCGACCATGAAGGCGTCCCTGGACAACATGGTCAAGCACTACGACCGTCCGGACATGGGTGAGCTCTACACTGCCCTGGAATCGGCCATGGGTGAGCGCAAGAACATCCTGCCGAACCTGGATTACCCGGCCGGTCCCGTGTACCACCTGATGGGTTTTGACACGCTCACCTTCACGCCGCTGTTCGTGGCCGCGCGGATCACCGGGTGGACGGCGCACATCATGGAGCAGCTCGAAGCCAACTCCCTGATCCGGCCGCTGAGCGAATACAACGGAGCCGAGGAGCGGCACCTGCCGTAA
- a CDS encoding 8-oxo-dGTP diphosphatase: MAVPAAPYRAAPVVLCFLFRETADGRQVLMGMKKTGFGLGRVVTLGGHIEAGETPEQAAVREVEEESGVIVREADLQRAGTIEWIFPAQPGLDMSTVLFTTSRWDGEPVETDEILPAWYPVTAIPYPQMWADSAHWMPRLLAGDCFNAVITIADDNVNVASVVFS, from the coding sequence GTGGCCGTACCCGCAGCACCGTACCGGGCTGCCCCGGTTGTCCTCTGTTTCCTGTTCCGGGAGACGGCGGATGGGCGGCAGGTGCTTATGGGAATGAAGAAAACCGGCTTCGGCCTTGGCCGTGTGGTGACGCTCGGCGGGCACATTGAAGCCGGAGAAACCCCCGAGCAGGCCGCGGTGCGCGAGGTGGAGGAGGAGTCCGGCGTCATCGTCCGTGAAGCGGATCTGCAGCGGGCCGGCACCATCGAGTGGATCTTCCCGGCCCAGCCCGGCCTGGACATGTCCACCGTCCTCTTCACAACGTCCCGCTGGGACGGCGAACCAGTGGAGACAGACGAGATCCTTCCGGCCTGGTATCCAGTAACCGCCATCCCGTACCCGCAGATGTGGGCGGACTCGGCCCACTGGATGCCGCGCCTCCTGGCCGGCGACTGTTTCAACGCCGTGATCACCATCGCGGACGACAACGTCAACGTCGCCAGCGTCGTCTTTTCCTAG
- the xerD gene encoding site-specific tyrosine recombinase XerD — MKSAADELRSTPAGRAIGSYLQHMAVERGLAVNTLDAYRRDLLRYARFLDARGVEDISRISRHDVTAFAQSISEGSDGASALSVRSAARTIVAVRGLHRFWALEGMTAADPASDVHPPMPGKRLPKAISVNEVTRILEAVSLDNPSGLRDRALLEFLYSTGARISEAVGLDVDDLSLERIPAKGPDVVRLFGKGSKERLVPLGSYAARALDEYLVRGRPAASAKGKGTPALFLNARGGRLSRQSAWTILKNAAEKADIGRDVSPHTLRHSFATHLLEGGADVRVVQELLGHASVTTTQVYTLVTAETLREVYAAAHPRAL; from the coding sequence ATGAAATCCGCGGCGGATGAACTCCGTTCCACACCTGCAGGCCGGGCCATCGGCAGCTACCTGCAGCACATGGCCGTGGAACGCGGTCTGGCGGTCAATACGCTCGACGCCTACCGCCGGGACCTGCTGCGCTATGCCCGTTTCCTGGACGCCAGGGGAGTGGAGGACATTTCCCGCATCTCCCGGCACGATGTCACGGCGTTTGCCCAGTCGATTTCCGAAGGGTCCGACGGCGCCTCGGCGCTGAGCGTCCGGTCCGCCGCCCGCACCATCGTGGCGGTGCGCGGACTGCACCGCTTCTGGGCGCTCGAAGGTATGACCGCGGCCGATCCGGCGTCGGACGTACACCCACCCATGCCCGGCAAGCGCCTGCCGAAGGCCATCAGCGTCAACGAGGTCACCCGGATCCTGGAAGCGGTCTCCCTGGACAACCCCTCCGGGCTGCGCGACCGTGCCCTGCTCGAATTCCTGTATTCCACGGGAGCGCGCATCAGCGAGGCCGTGGGCCTGGACGTGGATGACCTGTCCCTGGAACGCATTCCCGCCAAGGGACCGGATGTCGTCCGCCTGTTCGGCAAGGGGTCCAAGGAGCGGCTGGTCCCGCTGGGGTCCTATGCTGCCCGCGCCCTGGACGAATACCTGGTGCGCGGACGCCCGGCGGCCTCGGCCAAGGGCAAGGGCACCCCCGCCCTGTTCCTGAATGCCCGGGGCGGACGCCTGTCACGGCAAAGCGCCTGGACCATCCTGAAGAACGCCGCCGAGAAGGCCGATATCGGCCGGGACGTTTCACCGCACACGCTGCGGCATTCGTTCGCCACGCACCTGCTCGAAGGCGGCGCCGACGTGCGCGTGGTCCAGGAACTGCTGGGCCATGCCTCGGTGACCACCACCCAGGTCTACACGCTGGTGACGGCCGAGACCCTGCGCGAGGTCTACGCCGCGGCCCACCCGCGGGCACTGTAG
- a CDS encoding NUDIX hydrolase, with amino-acid sequence MARTEGFADEQSPRPLLESETVYSGPVWDVVKEKFLLTDDGEPLVRDYIAHPGAVAILAMNDAGQVLLINQYRHPVRMTLWEIPAGLLDVDGEDFQVGAARELAEEADLVASEWNVLTDLFLSPGSSREALRIYLARGISEVPEADRHTRTHEEAEITTAWVDLDEAVQAALQGRMHSPSAVAAVLAAAVARGNGFRDLRPADAPWPEHHSQHSTWANGPVR; translated from the coding sequence GTGGCACGGACCGAGGGGTTCGCTGACGAACAAAGCCCACGCCCGCTGCTGGAATCGGAAACGGTTTACAGCGGTCCGGTGTGGGACGTGGTCAAGGAGAAATTCCTCCTGACCGACGACGGCGAACCCCTGGTCCGTGACTACATCGCCCACCCCGGCGCGGTGGCCATCCTGGCCATGAACGACGCCGGACAGGTGCTTTTGATCAACCAGTACCGGCATCCGGTCCGGATGACCCTGTGGGAAATCCCGGCCGGGCTGCTCGACGTGGACGGTGAAGACTTCCAGGTCGGTGCCGCCCGCGAACTCGCGGAGGAGGCCGACCTGGTGGCGTCGGAGTGGAACGTCCTCACGGACCTGTTCCTCTCGCCCGGCTCCTCCCGGGAAGCCCTGCGCATTTACCTGGCCCGCGGCATTTCCGAGGTCCCCGAGGCGGACCGGCACACCCGGACCCACGAGGAAGCCGAAATCACCACGGCATGGGTGGATCTGGACGAGGCCGTACAGGCAGCCCTGCAGGGACGTATGCACAGCCCCTCCGCCGTAGCCGCCGTCCTGGCTGCCGCCGTCGCCCGCGGCAACGGGTTCCGTGACCTGCGGCCGGCTGATGCCCCCTGGCCGGAACACCACTCCCAGCACTCCACCTGGGCCAACGGCCCGGTGCGCTAG
- a CDS encoding CTP synthase, protein MIGSNSVVQRSNSRFPKSSSTTKHIFVTGGVASSLGKGLTASSLGHLLRSRGIAVTMQKLDPYLNVDPGTMNPFQHGEVFVTDDGAETDLDIGHYERFLDESLDGSANVTTGQVYSTVIAKERRGEYLGDTVQVIPHITDEIKRRMRLPSEAKKTPDVIITEIGGTVGDIESQPFLEAARQVRQDIGRSNVFFLHVSLVPYIGPSQELKTKPTQHSVAALRSIGIQPDAIVIRSDRPVPDAMRNKIGRMCDVDVDAVIGCPDAPSIYDIPKTLHSQGLDAYIVQHLDLKFKDVNWTKWDRLLESVHNPKHHVDIALVGKYVDLPDAYLSVTEALRAGGFANQTKVNIRWVPSDDCDTPEGAAKALAGADAICVPGGFGIRGLEGKLGALTYARENKLPTLGLCLGLQCMVIEYARNVVGLEGASSSEFEPDTRFPVIATMAEQKDIVAGGGDMGGTMRLGLWDAKLEPESVVAKTYGKTEVAERHRHRYEVNNQYRDQIADAGLVFSGTTTDGGLVEFVELPADVHPYYVSTQAHPELSSRPTRPHPLFAGLVKAALDHQSGKA, encoded by the coding sequence GTGATAGGCTCGAACTCCGTGGTGCAGCGATCAAATTCCAGGTTTCCCAAGTCGTCTTCTACGACCAAACACATCTTCGTCACCGGTGGCGTGGCGTCCTCACTCGGTAAGGGACTGACAGCGTCAAGTCTCGGCCATTTGTTGAGGTCGCGCGGCATAGCGGTGACCATGCAAAAGCTCGATCCCTATTTGAATGTGGATCCGGGCACAATGAACCCCTTCCAGCACGGTGAAGTCTTCGTGACCGACGACGGTGCCGAGACCGACCTCGACATCGGGCACTATGAGCGGTTCCTTGACGAGAGCCTCGATGGCTCCGCCAATGTGACCACCGGCCAGGTGTACTCGACGGTTATCGCCAAGGAACGCCGCGGCGAATACCTCGGCGACACGGTCCAGGTCATTCCGCACATCACCGACGAGATCAAGCGCCGGATGCGCCTGCCCTCCGAGGCGAAGAAGACCCCCGACGTCATCATTACCGAAATCGGCGGCACGGTGGGCGACATCGAGTCCCAGCCGTTCCTCGAAGCGGCCCGCCAGGTCCGCCAGGACATCGGCCGCAGCAACGTCTTCTTCCTGCATGTGTCCCTCGTGCCGTACATCGGTCCGTCCCAGGAACTGAAGACCAAGCCGACGCAGCACTCCGTGGCTGCCCTGCGGTCCATCGGTATCCAGCCGGACGCCATCGTCATCCGCTCCGACCGTCCGGTGCCCGACGCCATGCGCAACAAGATCGGCCGCATGTGCGACGTCGATGTTGATGCCGTAATCGGCTGCCCGGATGCCCCGAGCATCTACGACATCCCGAAGACCCTTCACTCCCAGGGCCTGGACGCGTACATCGTCCAGCACCTGGACCTGAAGTTCAAGGACGTCAACTGGACCAAGTGGGACCGCCTGCTTGAATCCGTGCACAACCCCAAGCACCACGTGGACATTGCCCTCGTGGGCAAGTACGTGGACCTGCCGGACGCTTACCTGTCCGTCACGGAGGCGCTGCGTGCCGGCGGCTTCGCCAACCAGACCAAGGTCAACATCCGCTGGGTTCCCTCGGATGACTGCGACACCCCTGAGGGTGCGGCCAAGGCCCTGGCCGGCGCGGATGCCATCTGCGTGCCCGGCGGTTTCGGTATCCGCGGCCTCGAAGGCAAGCTGGGCGCGCTGACCTACGCCCGGGAGAACAAGCTTCCGACCCTCGGCCTGTGCCTTGGCCTGCAGTGCATGGTCATTGAGTACGCCCGGAACGTGGTGGGCCTCGAAGGTGCTTCCTCCTCCGAGTTCGAACCGGATACCCGGTTCCCGGTCATCGCCACCATGGCGGAGCAGAAGGACATTGTTGCCGGCGGCGGCGACATGGGCGGCACCATGCGCCTGGGCCTGTGGGACGCGAAGCTGGAACCGGAATCCGTGGTTGCCAAGACCTACGGCAAGACGGAGGTGGCCGAGCGCCACCGCCACCGCTACGAGGTCAACAACCAGTACCGCGACCAGATCGCCGATGCCGGCCTGGTGTTCTCCGGAACCACCACCGACGGCGGCCTGGTGGAGTTCGTCGAGCTTCCCGCCGACGTGCACCCGTACTACGTCTCCACGCAGGCACACCCGGAGCTCAGCTCCCGCCCGACCCGTCCGCACCCGCTCTTCGCCGGACTCGTCAAGGCTGCCCTGGACCACCAGAGCGGCAAGGCCTAG
- the recN gene encoding DNA repair protein RecN codes for MIEEIRIRDLGVITDATLDLGPGFTVVTGETGAGKTMVITALGLLLGARSDAGAVRIGAKSAVAEALVHVDPRSPAAVRAGEAGAELEEYDGAAELTLVRTVNADGRSRAHVGGRSAPVGVLAEVGEHLVVVHGQTDQLRLKSAAAQREALDKYAGAPLAAELGAYREDYARWRAAAKELSELRDQARDRLREAEYLTAALEEIEAVDPQPGEDDSLKAEAMRLSNLEELRTAAVSAHAALIADDFADGGDATSLVDAAKRQLESAGEHDPALAASGQRLAEVGYILADIATELASYGASLDSEGPERLAEVESRRADLAGLVRKYAPSIDGVLEWSGESAKRLAELSSDDSRIDALEAEIGVLAERLATRGAALTKLRTDAAAELAQRVSDELTALAMKDANLVIEVEPTGEPGPHGADSISFLLAPHPGAPARPLGKGASGGELSRVMLAIEVVLAAVDPVPTFIFDEVDAGVGGKAAVEIGRRLAMLAKHVQVIVVTHLPQVAAFADHHIRVIKTSTSTDDGTGVTASDVRVLGQEERIKELARMLAGQEDSASARAHAEELLDSAGHLQ; via the coding sequence ATGATTGAGGAAATCCGGATCAGGGACCTCGGTGTCATCACCGACGCCACACTGGACCTGGGCCCAGGCTTCACGGTGGTGACCGGTGAAACCGGTGCCGGCAAAACGATGGTGATCACCGCCCTGGGACTGCTCCTAGGTGCCCGGTCAGACGCCGGCGCCGTGCGCATCGGTGCGAAGTCCGCCGTCGCTGAGGCGCTCGTGCACGTGGATCCGCGGAGCCCTGCGGCGGTCCGCGCGGGCGAAGCGGGAGCGGAGCTTGAAGAGTACGACGGCGCGGCCGAACTGACGCTGGTCCGTACGGTCAATGCCGACGGACGCAGCCGTGCACACGTGGGCGGACGGTCCGCCCCGGTAGGCGTCCTGGCGGAAGTGGGCGAGCACCTCGTGGTGGTCCACGGCCAGACCGATCAGCTGCGCCTCAAGAGTGCCGCGGCCCAGCGGGAGGCACTGGACAAGTACGCAGGTGCCCCGCTGGCCGCCGAACTCGGTGCCTACCGTGAGGACTACGCCCGCTGGCGCGCCGCGGCCAAGGAGCTGTCGGAACTCCGGGACCAGGCCCGGGACCGGCTCCGGGAAGCCGAGTACCTGACCGCCGCGCTGGAGGAAATCGAGGCGGTGGATCCACAGCCGGGGGAGGACGACTCCCTCAAGGCGGAGGCCATGCGCCTGAGCAACCTCGAGGAGCTGCGCACCGCCGCGGTGAGTGCCCATGCGGCCCTGATCGCCGACGACTTTGCCGACGGCGGCGACGCCACCTCGCTGGTGGACGCCGCCAAACGCCAGCTGGAGTCCGCAGGGGAGCATGACCCGGCCCTGGCCGCGTCCGGACAGCGGCTGGCCGAGGTGGGGTACATCCTCGCAGACATAGCCACCGAGCTGGCCAGCTACGGAGCCTCCCTGGACTCCGAAGGACCTGAACGGCTCGCGGAAGTGGAATCCCGCCGCGCCGATCTGGCGGGACTGGTCCGCAAGTATGCCCCTTCGATCGACGGGGTCCTGGAGTGGAGCGGCGAAAGCGCCAAGCGGCTGGCCGAACTCAGCTCCGACGACTCCCGGATCGACGCCCTCGAAGCGGAAATAGGCGTCCTCGCCGAACGCCTGGCCACCCGGGGAGCGGCCCTGACCAAACTCCGTACCGATGCCGCAGCAGAACTCGCGCAGCGGGTCAGCGACGAACTGACGGCGCTGGCCATGAAGGACGCCAATCTGGTCATCGAGGTGGAACCGACCGGTGAGCCGGGACCGCACGGTGCCGACAGCATTTCCTTCCTGCTCGCACCGCATCCCGGCGCTCCGGCCCGGCCCCTGGGCAAGGGTGCCTCAGGCGGCGAACTTTCCCGCGTTATGCTGGCGATCGAAGTGGTCCTGGCAGCAGTGGACCCGGTGCCCACGTTCATCTTCGACGAGGTGGATGCAGGCGTCGGCGGCAAGGCCGCCGTCGAAATCGGCCGCCGGCTCGCCATGCTGGCAAAGCATGTGCAGGTGATCGTGGTAACCCACCTGCCCCAGGTGGCGGCGTTTGCCGACCATCACATCCGCGTGATCAAGACTTCCACGTCCACCGACGACGGTACCGGCGTCACGGCCAGCGATGTCCGGGTGCTGGGCCAGGAGGAGCGCATCAAGGAACTCGCCCGGATGCTCGCAGGGCAGGAGGACTCGGCGTCGGCCCGTGCCCACGCCGAGGAATTATTGGATTCGGCGGGGCATCTCCAGTGA
- a CDS encoding NAD kinase, protein MSRRILVLAHTGRRAAMTAAQEACTQLHSSGLVPVMRRRDLEDIQAEYGVLTAPTEILDEDVALDEVDLGMVLGGDGTILRAAELVRGTNVPLLGVNLGHVGFLAESERADLAQTVHWVVERAYTVEERMTIDVKVWHGGELLARTWALNEAAVEKADRQRMLEVVIEVDARPISSFGCDGVVLATPTGSTAYAFSAGGPVVWPEVEALLLAPISAHALFAKPLVVSPTSVLAVEILTRTDAAGVLWCDGRRSIDLPPGSRVEVTRSKTPVRLARTHLTPFSERLVRKFQLPTHGWRGPAPATTAGTQLSSIPGPGDRNADSAGNGAVTGSPEAAGTSTGDTAVSDSGGFVA, encoded by the coding sequence ATGAGCAGACGGATACTGGTCCTGGCCCACACCGGACGACGGGCCGCCATGACCGCTGCCCAGGAGGCCTGCACCCAGCTTCATTCCTCGGGACTGGTTCCGGTCATGCGGCGGCGTGACCTTGAAGACATCCAGGCCGAATACGGAGTGCTGACGGCACCCACCGAGATCCTCGATGAAGACGTCGCGCTGGATGAGGTGGACCTGGGCATGGTCCTTGGCGGGGACGGCACCATCCTGCGGGCAGCCGAACTGGTGCGCGGAACGAATGTTCCACTGCTTGGGGTCAACCTCGGCCATGTGGGCTTCCTGGCCGAGAGCGAACGCGCCGACCTGGCACAGACTGTGCACTGGGTGGTTGAACGCGCCTACACCGTCGAAGAACGCATGACCATCGACGTCAAGGTCTGGCACGGCGGCGAACTCCTGGCCCGCACCTGGGCCCTCAACGAGGCCGCCGTCGAAAAGGCCGACCGCCAGCGGATGCTGGAAGTGGTCATCGAGGTGGATGCCCGCCCCATCAGCTCGTTCGGATGCGACGGCGTTGTGCTGGCAACACCCACCGGCTCCACCGCCTACGCCTTCTCCGCTGGCGGCCCGGTGGTCTGGCCGGAGGTTGAAGCCCTGCTGCTGGCGCCCATCAGCGCCCACGCCCTGTTCGCCAAGCCGCTGGTGGTATCGCCCACCTCGGTGCTGGCCGTGGAGATCCTGACCCGTACGGACGCCGCCGGAGTGCTGTGGTGCGACGGCCGGCGCAGCATCGACCTGCCCCCGGGCTCCCGGGTGGAAGTGACCCGCTCCAAGACTCCGGTCCGCCTGGCACGCACCCACCTGACACCTTTCTCAGAACGACTGGTGCGCAAGTTCCAGCTCCCCACCCATGGGTGGCGCGGTCCGGCCCCGGCGACCACTGCCGGAACCCAGCTCAGCTCCATACCGGGGCCGGGGGACCGGAACGCGGATTCCGCCGGCAACGGTGCAGTAACCGGCAGCCCGGAAGCTGCCGGCACATCAACCGGTGACACAGCGGTTTCGGACAGCGGAGGCTTTGTCGCATGA